Genomic DNA from Solanum pennellii chromosome 3, SPENNV200:
TACTATCTTACATGTGATACTGATTGCTTTGGATAACAACACATTTCTTTGAAATTGTtcttttttccttcatttttcttttttgtattgaAAGACTTCCCTCATATTTAGTTACTGTATCACTGAGTTAGGGGATGGATTTCTTGTTTTCTGATATAATTTCAGTATAAGTAAATTGGCTTATGCTTTGAatgttttattatatatgatgTTAGGCAATTCTGCAAATATTAAGTACCTCAACTGTGAACATCGCCTTTCGACATTTTACAGTCATTGAAAGCCTTACTTAGCTTTGACTGCTTCTTCTGTTATTGTTATATTACAGATGAGATGGGGCTGGGAAAGACGGTTGAGCTGCTTGCTTGTATCTTTACACATCAGGTGGCATCATCTTCCATTGGCAATTTTACTGGTGAATTTCTGTGTGATGAGGGTCAGAAGAATAGTCTGAAAAGACTGAAAAGAGAGCGTGTTGAGTGTATATGTGGTTCTGTGAGTGAAAGCATCAGATATAAAGGATTGTGGGTTCAGTGTGATGCTTGTGATGCGTGGCAACATGCAGATTGTGTGGGCTACTCAGCTAACAAGAGATATAAAAAATCCAAAGCAATCTTAACTGAACAGCAGTCAACTGGGAATATGCACAAGCATGTTAAACGCAAAAACGGTGTTAAAATAGTTGAAATGGAAGACGGCTATATCTGCCAGCCATGCTCAGAACTGATCCAAGCCTGTGTAGCACCAGTTGGCTCAGGTGCAACTCTTATAGTGTGTCCAGCTCCTATATTGCCTCAGTGGCATGCTGAAATTGTTCGGTATTCATGCTTATCCTTTCATTTTCCTTGTTCATATCATACTTGTCATTTTCCTTTGATTTCCTCAATATTCCAATATTGTATAGTTCATGAAAGGTATAACTATATATAAACCAGTTGACATAGATGTTACCAACCAAAACAGTTCCTTACATGTATGCATTATTTGTCATCAAGAGAACTTTTGACCAAAATAAGCCATTATTAAAATCAGTTCACcaaaatagtatatttttttgaaatttataaaacttgTATAAACGTACTTGTCAATAACGTTTAGgctatattttattcaaaagaattcaatgaaaaaaagacaaaagtCTGACGGAGtaacaaacataaaaagttGCTATCAGTAACCTTTTTTAATTCGTTACTCTAATACACGTTTTACGGCTAAAGTATTACTCATGATAACTTTTTACTGAAACACATTTTTGGTATGTAATACAGGGACATGTTATTTTTGGAAGTTTTGGTTCCGCAACATGCCTTTAAAGCTACCTTCTATAGACCAAGTAGGGTGAATCATGTTCCTGGAAATTGTAGCCATGTCGAATTCATGGATAgaattttaatttctatttattGACCGATGAATAAAGTTCAATTCTAACTCCCAGATTAAGATCAGAAGAGTACAATATGTGCAGCAATAACTTTAAGCAACCTACTAAGAATGCCAATTATGCAAAAACAAAGACTTCTTTGAGTTAATGGTGAAATATCCATCAGACTTTCCTCGAACTAATTTATTCTTAAGGAGAAGCACTTTGATATAGATAGATCGTCACTTAAATAGGGGTTCTAGTTTTAAAGCATATCTGATATGCCAACAAAACAAACTACTCAAAGAATGCAATGGAACTAAATAGAGAAGAAAAGATACAGATTATTCTCAAAACAGACAATACAGTGTGCCAGTAGAAGAACACTTACAGTATGTCTTATCAACTAAGCAAAATTCAGTTTTAATGTTTCATATTTCGTAGCTAATTTcccattttcaaaatttgaggtAATAAATAGGAGTAACTCATTTCCACTAATATACCAAACAAAGTGTTCCAGTAAAACATTATTGTGAGGAACGTTTTTGTCGTAAAATGTGCCTCAAAAAACGTTACTAACAATAAAGTTTTATGTCTGATTATTTCATTAGACCTTTGTCATTTTGtccttgaatttttttaaataatatatagcCTAAAAAGTTACTAACAAacacgtttatactagtttggtaaaattttaaaatttgtactATTTTGGTGAACTTTAACAATGGCTTATTTTGGTCAAAAATTCTCAGGAGCTATAAGTTATTGCCCTTCTCAGTTggaatttttttggaaaaaaataatctcttgATCCAATGTTCAGAGCCCCTtatattaaagattttaaagGATTTAACAGTATTAAACTCTGATTACGAAATTTGAACCTTGAGACAGTAGTTTATTGTTGTCTGTGAATCAGTTTGCAGATATGCACTAATATAtgttttatcataaaattagttgttgctttttatttttagttgctTTGTTTTCTTTGCATTACTCGACTATATGTTCAGTTAGTGAATATAACAACCATCTGATATCCATACTCCCTCAACTCAAAAGTGATTTTTACCAGAAATATGACATAGAAGAGCAAGCATCATAATGACTAGACTGTAAAACACAAGCAACATTATTACTAGCAACAGATGTATTAGTCTGATCAACAAAGGCTACCTGTGGAGATGACTGCTTGCTCCTTCGACGTTGAGGGAACTCACTGTATTTTCCTTCAGATAATTACAACCCCTAGTTAGTTACTTGCAGTGTCAGTCTGTGCAACATGAATAATTTTTGGATGATCAATCATGAAAAGATAATATACTTCATGAGTGTTTCTAAGCTTATTATAAAAGCTACACTTGGACCGAGATCTTCCAAAAAGATATCCTCATTGAATTTCCATAGTTTGAGATATCTGATTTTCTATCGTCTGAGATGTAAGAACAGAAGACTCAATGGTTGGTGATCAGACCACTGTGCCATTAGGTGGCGGAGCAAGGAAAGTAATCAAGAGAATAGTCATCAAATGTAGGAACAATAGGACTAGTCAAAGTTTGGTTACACACCAAATAAAGGTCATTAGGAAGTCCAACAAGTGTAAGAGCTAGAAATATCTTCTGCAGTTGCTCATGTTGTTTCTCAACTCTAGCAATAACTGCatcaacttttcaagttcctccATGACTGCCTATACTTGTCCCAAGTATTAATAAGTAAACATAAGATATGAGTACTGCTTTACCGTTATAAAAACAGAAGATATCCGGCCCAAAGAAGTCTAAAACTCTTCTAATTAGATGACTGGTTGCTGATATAAAAGAAGTAATCACTCATAAGCATGAATGTCTAGTTGGTCTGATGTGGTTGATGAGTCCACTTTTGTGCTTTAGCTGTTTTGTAGAGAACTCAGTGAAACTTTCTTCCTTTTCCTTAACTTCTGGGAGTGACCAGGGGAAACTATGAAAAAAGGAGCTTTGGTTTCCTTTTTCTAATGGTCTTGGCTTATACAGTCACTTGTTGGTTGACCTTATACTTTTTCGTAATGTGCTCTTCTTCTTATGATGACTAAGAGCAGGTTGTTTTTCATggcaatgtgaaataggtttaGTGTTAGTTTTCTTTCCTTTCTAGGCTACATATGGTAAAACTTAATTCTAttctttattgaatttttattcaAGTTTCTTATCTGGATTGCTTACCCATCATTTCTTCCTATTGCTAGTCATACAAGTCCTGGTGCTATGAAAACATGCATTTATGAAGGAGTGAGGAATAACTCTTTATCACAAACACCCCTGCCAGATATAAATGAACTTCTCAATGCCAACATCGTTTTGACAACTTATGATGTACTAAAAGAGGACTTGTCACACGACTCTGACAGGCACGAGGGTGATCGTAGAGCTCTGAGATTTGAGAAAAGGTATCCTTCAgcctgcaattttttttttctgtcttTTGAGTTTGCTTGGATAGAGATTTGAATTAAGGTAGAAGTGCTGCTCCTACTGTTTTCTTTTTATCAGTTCTCAATGCTGAAATCAAGGCATCATCACAAACTCCTGCATGATGCTACAGCTTACAAAAATCATACTGGAGTCCAGCTTTAGTAGAGTTACTGGTTCTGTTATTAATTCAAAAGTGTCGATATGGATCTACAACCTTGTCACTTCTTCAGAGCAGAGTCGTCCTTCTCTTTGAGTGATTGAACTCAATTAGTTCTATCTGTTTGGTTTTGGAGAGacgtggttgtgatgttgaatttgtTGGTTAGTTCCTAAATGTATTTTATTACTATTCTAAAAGGGACGAATGTTTCCCTTGTTTGATTCTTATGCACTATCTGTCTGGTGCTTGTCCCCCAGTGCCTATCCTTTATTTGCTCTGTGACAACTTCTGAAATGTATTTGACTGACTATCAGCTTATTGGTTCTGAAACTGCGTATCGTAGGCATGCTGATTgtattttcttagttttgtaCGTCTCTTTGTTGATGTTATGGACCTTGGGCCTAAGCTGGACATATGGAGTGTGACAATTTAATATGGGGGTCCAACATCACATAACAAGAATTAGGATGGGTCCTGCTTTGATACCATGCTATGGAACTTGGACCTAATTCAACCCAAAAAGCTAGCTCAAGAGCCTTTTATAATTTTCCTTTATTTGTATGAGCTATTGTTCTTAGTTTACTTTTACTGAACAATCTTATTACCTTCATTAGTTTCACATTTGATGATAATGACCATGGATGTGTGGTTTCTAAGGATCATACATGTGCATTTATGATGCAACTAGTGCTTTTTGCTAATTTTCCAGACTGATGAGAACTCTGAAGCTATAGCAAGGTGTTTTAAAGCTTCTACTATTTGGAAATAGTTGAGGCTTTCAGTGTGAGGAGATGGACGGAATTTTTTGGACACACAATAAATTTTTCCAATGTTTTTCCTTGATGTTTAGGAGATGCCTGAAACCATTCCTTCTGGTCAAATTTCAGTCCCCTTTTCTAATTCTTTCCTTTCTTGTGTTCTTTTCTATGGAAACTTGGTGGAAAGAGAAATAATGCTCTCAAAAGCACTTACAATACTTGTTTAGAGGATCATAGGTATGTGTTTTGTTCATGGCATGATCCCTGACAATCTCGCTTGAATGTAAGGTACTGTTCAGGCTTAGAGATCTTTGGAGAGGTGATTATGTACACGTCTGGCTTGGAACTTTCAGTCCATAAAGATATTCTTGAGTGATGATGATAATGCTGGTTTACGGCTTTTGACCTTTTCATCCAGGATCAATTTGTTCTAGGAAATCTGACCAGATTGTTGTGTTGGTCTACTTATACCTCATTTTTTGGCCTTCGTTGTTTCTAGATTGAGGATAAATCTCAGTTGTTTCATGTGGCAGATATCCTGTCGTACCTACCCTATTAACCAGAATATTATGGTGGAGGATATGTCTGGATGAAGCTCAAATGGTGGAGAATAATGCTGCTGCTGCAACTGAAATGGCCCTAAGACTACATGGAGTTCATCGATGGTGCATTACAGGGACTCCCATACAAAGGAAACTTGATGATTTGTTTGGTCTCTTGAGATTCCTCAATGCAAGTCCATTTAATACTTTAAGGTGGTGGACCGATGTTATACGCGATCCTTATGAGGTCTGTGCACTGGCCTTTCTTTAACAATCATTGAATATACTATTTACTGCAATTGATGCTTATAAGTTCACTTATCTCATCTTTCTGTTTCCTTTTCCCCTTTCTCACTCCCTCTCAGaaatctctcttttcttttccagaGGGGAGATTCCAGAGCGATGACTTTCACGCATGATTTCTTTAAGCACCTAATGTGGAGGTCATCAAAGGTGCATGTTGCTGATGAACTGCAGCTTCCACCTCAAGAAGAATGTGTCTCTTGGCTTTCTCTTTCACCAATTGAAGAACACTTTTATCAAAGGCAGCACGATACGTGCGTGAATGATGCTCGTGAACTTATTGGAAGTTTCAAAAATGACATATACAAGAGAAAAATACCTGGTTGTTAGATATCTTCTTTTCATTCATAATACTATTGAAAATAATGGTTTCTGAGATCTACTTCAATTGCAGGTTCCCAATTGGAAGATGCCGCAAGTGATGTTGTTATCACCAATATAGAGGCTGCCAAGCTCTTTAACTCCCTTCTAAAACTACGCCAAGCCTGTTGCCACCCTCAGGTTGGGAGCTCTGGGTTGCGATCGCTACAACAGTCTCCCATGACTATGGAGGAGATCCTGTCGGTAAGTTGTTAGTCAGGGTCAGAAAACTGTTCTTTCTTAAAATATGTTTCCAGTCAAACGTGTATATAAAAGGTACACTTTGTAGGTTCTGGTAAGCAAGACTAAGGTGGAAGGAGAGGAAGCCCTCCGGAGATTGGTTGTTGCTTTGAACGCGCTGGCAGGTATTGctataattaatcaaaattatacCCAAGCCGTATCATTGTACCAAGAAGCAATGGCTTTAGCAGAAGACCATTTCGAAGATTTCCGATTGGATCCTTTGTTAAACATCCATATTACACATAATCTTTCTGAGGTACTCCCACTCAGCTCTGATAGTTCGGAAAAGCTTGAATGTGCACCTGGAAGCACAAGAGGTGAAGTATCCAACATAGAAGATGCTGAAGAAAGTGATAAAGGGGCTCTATTCAGGGAAGACAAAGTTAAGGAAGAAAGCATGTTATTGACTGACTCTAACGGTCCATCCAACTTAATGTCAAATTCACTGGAAAACGGTTCTGTTGACGAAAATTCTCTCAACAGGTTAAACTTTTTGTCCAAATGTACAATGACAATAGCATGTGAAAAATTGAAGGAAAAATTCCTATCTGTTTTTAATTTGAAGCTGGCAGGGGCCCAACAAGAGTTCAAAAAGTCATATGATCAGGTAATATTCAGGATAGGCCTTCATCGACGTGGAAAACCTTTTGCTATACTTATTGCTTTGAACAGACTTAACTTTCTTCTTTGAGAATGCTGTTTGTTCTTGAGTGCTTCTGTCAGAAAACTGACCTCTTAGATGACGGAGGGTATCTAACTAAGAAATATAACTGCCAAGAGAAGGTCCTGGGAAAGCACTTGGCTCTCACAGATATTTGGCCTGCAAAGTCTCCAAGGGAAAAAAGAAACTATCTGTTCCAGCCAGCagctgaaaaagaaaatatattttaccaCCAACAGCTTAAACTTTTACTTAAGAAGGAGTTTTGAAGATAATTTGAATAGACCAAGCAATATGACAACTTTTTTGCAAAATATAGACTAATAATTGCATAGAAGATGtctaatttttcatattcagGAGTATCCTCAAAAACTGTGCAGCATCAATAGACCAAAAGCATATAATTTTGGTGTGAGTAGTGGTGTTGTGAGACTAATTAGTTCATGTGTTATTAGAAGATAGTTCGGACTTTGTCTACAGTCATGATGAGCTACTAAACTTGAGGTGCTTGGAATTTCTTGAGTCAGACCCCTCAATTGTTTTGTATTTCTTGTTGTACTTGGTCTCTGTCTCTATACAAGCTTTCCAAGTTCCtcttacattttcttttatcttatatttgAAGGTATGTAATGCATTCAGTGATAGAAAGAACCAGTATACTGCTTGGTGGCTGGAAGCTTTGCATCATATTGAGCAAAACAAGGACTCCTCAAATGAATTGATTAGGAAAATAGGAGAAGCTGTTTCTGGGACTCTGAACACCTCTAGGGCATCCAAAGTTGCTTCCTGGTTAGTAATGGATTTATTCTTTACTCTAGCGTCTTTTCTTGTCCATCAAAATTATTTGCTATCATTTGGAAACTGTTTGGTGGCAATTGCTGTGAAGAACACATGCATTGACATCCTTATTGCAGTATGAAGAGTAACTAATTCTTGCATCTCTTATAGATTCGTTGTTGCTATCAACTCTATTGTTGTTTTATATGTAAATTGGTACCAAGtttcttttaaatttcttttttcttttcctggAATCATCTTCTCTAGTGCTGTCTTATTTGGCAGAATGGTTGGGTTTAAACGCAAGTAGTTTTGTCGAATCAGTAGCTAAAGGTTTGTTTGCTAAAACATCTGACACTAATATGCTGTAAATGCTGAACAAATGTAGCCATTGCGTATCTTGTTTCCAATTTGTGTCAGATCCCTGGGTGAAGTGCTATTTGTGAAAGGTAAGTCtgaaaaacaattataaaacCAACAATATTATATGTACTGAATTTTGGGCCGCTAAAGTCCAACATGTCCATAACTTAAGTGTTGTAGAGACGCGGATGCTAAGATGCATGTGTGGTCATACAAAGATCagatatgataaataaataccAGGACAGAAGTGTAAGTAGCACACATTgagaataaaataagaaaaggtTGTTTGAGATGGTTTGGTCATGCGTTGCATCGATCTACAAATGTACTGGTCCATAGGTGGAATCTGTGGTGAGTTTAAGTGCTAAAAGGTGACGAGATAGCTGTAAAATCACATGGAAGGAATTTGTATTGAAAGACCTACAATTTCATTGAATTAATTTAGACGTGTTCTAAAGATTGGACACTAATGGAAGAAAAGATCCATTTAAGTGAAACCTACAGGTTGGGAATATGTTTTAGTCTAGTTAATATGCTGAATTTGAACCTATTGCTTTTCTAGGGGTAATTTTGAACTTAACGTAGATTTATATGGCAATAAGAATATAGGGGACTTTGGAATGAAGTGGATTACATATGGTAAAGCAGTGGAGGGATCCAGCAGGTGGGGTGGCCTTGGAAACAGATCTGGAAGACCAGAATCCCTTTCAAAGTAACATGCTTTGCCTTGCTGGTAGCTAATAAAGCATGTCACCCATGAGAAACTGCAAAGATGGGGCTGGCAAATGAGCTCAAGGTGCTTTCTTTGCAATAGAGCCCAGGAAGACAGTAGTCATCTGTGTTTGCACTGCAGAGCCACTGATCAACTGTGACAATTTTTCTGACCTTGAGGAAAGTGAATTGGGTGATGCCAATGCGTACTTCGGATATACTAAGGTTCTGGAACAGTGAGGGGAGGAATGTAAATAACAAATAATGGTGGAGGGCTATTCCAGCTTGCATCTGGTGAACTGTTTGGAATGAAAGAAATGCTGGATGTTTTTATGACAAACACAGTTCTTTACAGAAGATTAAGCTTCAATGTATTTTGTCTTTCCATTTCTGGTGTAAAGAATTTATTGTAGTAGAATAGTGTCTTTATTACAATTTGGAGTCCTTGTAGGTAGGAAAAGATAGTAGGACTCATCGATCTCTTCTATTAAGTTGGATGATAACACAGTTTTAAGTTGATGAATATACTGTtaactttctcaaaaaaaataaaaaaatagagaggattctgatattattattattgttactattatttatatatattttacttattttcacttttatataatttgGTATAATGATGACATTAATTGATCTTAAATAAGAAACATGGTCGATGACCCCAACTTGTTTAGGACTGAGGCGTAATAATCGTTATTGTCAGACCAAAAAAGGAAACACTTTGAAGGTTGAGCACTGCACCCTTGTACAACATGTATAAAGTTTGGTTATGTAAACTATCCTCCATGCTCTTAAAACCAAATGCTTAGTTAACCTTTTTGCTGGATAAAGTTGTCCCCAGTATCTAATACTGAACAGTTTATTGGATTTCACTAGCACTCTAAATTTAGAAGGAACAAATGTATAGGGGCCTacaattctctttttttttttttggcctaCTTGTAATTATGCCCCTGTAGTTATGCATCTACTTGATGCTTTCTAATGAAACAACTTCattaaaaaaacatgtataAAGTTTGGTAGTGACAAAAGCACTATATAAGCTGCACTTTTGTGTTGTGAAATCGCAAGTGCAACAGATCTTTTGTGGTCTTGTGGCTTAATGTGGTGTCAAAGTAGGTAACAGTTCAGGCATTCTCTTTTGAGCACGTAATATATGAGCCACTTATAAAGTAAGTACAGGACATGGCTTCATCTTGTGATCTAGTTGCAACAGGAGTTGTCATTGTTTGAGGAAGGGTCTGTAAACATAATGCAGTTGTACGGCTGGGCGTAGGACCATCAAGGCCAGTCATAACTTGCACTGGTGGGTCTCCAACCTAGCTAGTCAACTCAGACCACAGGGCCAGCATGTAAAGATATGGTTCTGCTCCTGTCTCCATGATTTTCTTTTGGAGGTGAGAAATCAAGCAGCTGCAGTAGGACTACATTAGGAATTATACGAAGGATCCCTTTGCTTTTTTAGTTTTCCATAAGCTCGAACGTAAGGGGGGAGGGAGAGAAACAGAAAATAGTCTCCAAAGTTTGGGATTTCACCCAAAATGGTCCATAGTGTATAAGGGTGAAGCACTAATTATCCTCAAGTTCCCAGAAATGGTATACTGTAAAATAGTCTCTTATCTTATTCATCAACTTCCTAGCCTGTTTAGCCAAGTGGTCCTGAATGCCTTGTCCCTTGCACCATAACTAATTACGGGAAGCTAATTTTGGTTCATGTAGCTCcttaaaaaacagaaaatattAGAGTTATATGATTCGAGGAGATTGTAATATCTCTAGATTGTAGGCtgacttaaaaaataaagaacttcCTTTTATTTGCTTATACTCTTtgttgagaatataattaaataataaaagtgtgcTCCCTCTGACAACTTAAGCTTCTAAATGAGATGGTCACACACTTCagcatggtatcagagcaggcagaGGTCCTGATCGAATCTCACCTCCACccatatcaaaaaaatttccacGTGCTTAGCCCATGAAAAAAGAATTAGGCTGGCACGTGATGGGGCGTGTTGAGAGtatgattaaataataaaagtgtgcTCCCTCTAATAAcagcttttagatgagatgatCATACACTTCAACActcttgaagaaaaaaaaaattccacttCGTATAAATAGttgaattgatttattaaaagcTCAATACCAAACACTAGAACTTTTGGTACCATCTTGGTGCAAAATCATgaaataactttttattataaaaaccATCCTACTATAatgtatgtatttttaaatttacttttaaaatgcTCAAGCTTTTAACACATGTTTTTGATAAAGAATGAGTAGTTTATAGCTTTTTGAGTATGTAGTGGGTCTTGTCCGTTTTTCTGTTCAAAGACGATTTTGATCATACAATGGACATATATAATGTTCGTGACTTCATAGCACTGCTATTTACTCCTTTCTAAAGTTGTCTTGCGGTGGATCATACGAATGCAACACGCTAGGTTTCTACCGTGGACAAGCATATGCTATAAGATGGTCCTGATTCTCCCTCCCCTTCTCATTCATTTTTTCGGTGCTTCTCTGCTCTTCTTTTAGTCGATCCTTGGTTCTTTCTTTGAGGAGAGGAACCTGTTAGTGGATCTGACAGAAATAATTAGCTTGcctctttattaaaaaaaaatcataaagacATCAGCCTTCCTTTGTTCCTTTCAGTATTCCCTGTTTATAAGTGTGTCCTTCCAATCATTTTGCTAATAGTGTACTTTCCTACATTGTTTTCACTACAGTTTCCACAGCATTACTGCTTTGAAGATCTATATTCAGAGTGGTTTAGATTCACTGGAAAGTTCGAGGGAATCTTTACTTGTTAAGCTTTTGGAAATTGACCAGACAATGGGTAATCCTAGGAAGGAGGATATTGCTCGTGTTAGATACTGTCCAAAATGCTATGCTGATTCTGAAGGGGTATTATGTGTTCACTGTGAACTAAATGACTTGTTCCAGGTCTGattttctagtttcttttttctttgttgaataTTGAAGTTATGCCATTAGGTATCTAAATATTGTGATGCGTACTATATTCTGAGATTTTCCTCCCATTACCTCTGTTGGGGTTAATGTGGTGTAGTGATGTTTGCTGTTGTTGTACTTTCTCCAGGTTTATGAAGCCAGAC
This window encodes:
- the LOC107013516 gene encoding E3 ubiquitin-protein ligase SHPRH isoform X1 gives rise to the protein MKVQILRSAFDGCESLLDTSRQLWKKSMMNVMAWLRPEVVTAKARYGYQVAAHADIGLASGLDESSSFARKLSRFDVASFYEAIKPSKEEPMLDDDLPGLLPKLRPYQRRAAYWMVQREKRNSDGSLLSKINHFISPLCMPLSLIDTPITIYYNPFCGNVSLHPESAPPVVPGGILADEMGLGKTVELLACIFTHQVASSSIGNFTGEFLCDEGQKNSLKRLKRERVECICGSVSESIRYKGLWVQCDACDAWQHADCVGYSANKRYKKSKAILTEQQSTGNMHKHVKRKNGVKIVEMEDGYICQPCSELIQACVAPVGSGATLIVCPAPILPQWHAEIVRHTSPGAMKTCIYEGVRNNSLSQTPLPDINELLNANIVLTTYDVLKEDLSHDSDRHEGDRRALRFEKRYPVVPTLLTRILWWRICLDEAQMVENNAAAATEMALRLHGVHRWCITGTPIQRKLDDLFGLLRFLNASPFNTLRWWTDVIRDPYERGDSRAMTFTHDFFKHLMWRSSKVHVADELQLPPQEECVSWLSLSPIEEHFYQRQHDTCVNDARELIGSFKNDIYKRKIPGSQLEDAASDVVITNIEAAKLFNSLLKLRQACCHPQVGSSGLRSLQQSPMTMEEILSVLVSKTKVEGEEALRRLVVALNALAGIAIINQNYTQAVSLYQEAMALAEDHFEDFRLDPLLNIHITHNLSEVLPLSSDSSEKLECAPGSTRGEVSNIEDAEESDKGALFREDKVKEESMLLTDSNGPSNLMSNSLENGSVDENSLNRLNFLSKCTMTIACEKLKEKFLSVFNLKLAGAQQEFKKSYDQVCNAFSDRKNQYTAWWLEALHHIEQNKDSSNELIRKIGEAVSGTLNTSRASKVASCFHSITALKIYIQSGLDSLESSRESLLVKLLEIDQTMGNPRKEDIARVRYCPKCYADSEGVLCVHCELNDLFQVYEARLFRLNKGKSGEVITSAEEAVDLQKKKSQLNRFYTTLARTDRNSGSATIEYEDFGKKRDLENIVVSKAPSDLEVVLVLIKSNSRGLLDAEGVSAARKQLQLLEGMRKEYAQARLLATAQAHVLRAHDEIMMATSRLRLKEDENDKSIDALDPGELDAANVEWSSEKFLFLSSLSRIKGQLRYLKGLVQSKQTNHLASSENSNVTRATIVAAAHAEEKKQHQAIIEEDTCPVCQEKLNNQKMVFQCGHVICCNCLFALTEKRLALHGKPQVSWLMCPTCRQHTDCRNIAYAVDRRNMSCPSSSIASENSEASTNVQGSYSTKIEAVTRRILWITSTNPVAKVLVFSSWNDVLDVLEHAFAANNITFVRMKGGRKSHAAISQFRGHNNNVEENGKRHVSQPETRSVQVLLLLIQHGANGLNLLEAQHVILVEPLLNPAAEAQAIGRVHRIGQAHKTLVHRFIVKDTVEESIYKLNKSRNIGSFVSGNRKNQDQPILTLRDVESLFRVAPAPSTDEEATESLTRFPPSVAAAIAAERRLREQTSGQEPQENCCC
- the LOC107013516 gene encoding E3 ubiquitin-protein ligase SHPRH isoform X2, producing the protein MKVQILRSAFDGCESLLDTSRQLWKKSMMNVMAWLRPEVVTAKARYGYQVAAHADIGLASGLDESSSFARKLSRFDVASFYEAIKPSKEEPMLDDDLPGLLPKLRPYQRRAAYWMVQREKRNSDGSLLSKINHFISPLCMPLSLIDTPITIYYNPFCGNVSLHPESAPPVVPGGILADEMGLGKTVELLACIFTHQVASSSIGNFTGEFLCDEGQKNSLKRLKRERVECICGSVSESIRYKGLWVQCDACDAWQHADCVGYSANKRYKKSKAILTEQQSTGNMHKHVKRKNGVKIVEMEDGYICQPCSELIQACVAPVGSGATLIVCPAPILPQWHAEIVRHTSPGAMKTCIYEGVRNNSLSQTPLPDINELLNANIVLTTYDVLKEDLSHDSDRHEGDRRALRFEKRYPVVPTLLTRILWWRICLDEAQMVENNAAAATEMALRLHGVHRWCITGTPIQRKLDDLFGLLRFLNASPFNTLRWWTDVIRDPYERGDSRAMTFTHDFFKHLMWRSSKVHVADELQLPPQEECVSWLSLSPIEEHFYQRQHDTCVNDARELIGSFKNDIYKRKIPGSQLEDAASDVVITNIEAAKLFNSLLKLRQACCHPQVGSSGLRSLQQSPMTMEEILSVLVSKTKVEGEEALRRLVVALNALAGIAIINQNYTQAVSLYQEAMALAEDHFEDFRLDPLLNIHITHNLSEVLPLSSDSSEKLECAPGSTRGEVSNIEDAEESDKGALFREDKVKEESMLLTDSNGPSNLMSNSLENGSVDENSLNRLNFLSKCTMTIACEKLKEKFLSVFNLKLAGAQQEFKKSYDQVCNAFSDRKNQYTAWWLEALHHIEQNKDSSNELIRKIGEAVSGTLNTSRASKVASCFHSITALKIYIQSGLDSLESSRESLLVKLLEIDQTMGNPRKEDIARVRYCPKCYADSEGVLCVHCELNDLFQVYEARLFRLNKGKSGEVITSAEEAVDLQKKKSQLNRFYTTLARTDRNSGSATIEYEDFGKKRDLENIVVSKAPSDLEVVLVLIKSNSRGLLDAEGVSAARKQLQLLEGMRKEYAQARLLATAQAHVLRAHDEIMMATSRLRLKEDENDKSIDALDPGELDAANVEWSSEKFLFLSSLSRIKGQLRYLKGLVQSKQTNHLASSENSNVTRATIVAAAHAEEKKQHQAIIEEDTCPVCQEKLNNQKMVFQCGHVICCNCLFALTEKRLALHGKPQTEYVMSIFFYSL